A portion of the Alphaproteobacteria bacterium genome contains these proteins:
- a CDS encoding NAD(P)-dependent oxidoreductase has translation MAEKVGILGLGLIGSLAAEILMPEGYECAAVRRPSTKSFPDTGGELFDTARELAAWADVVISALPSTDASRTALEGPDGLLAGAHEGLTIIEMNTFPVVEKERIKAQVDDTAAKIIDCPVSGTQPIIRAGNGVIMMSGDAALCDAVKPMLEKICPKTFFVGEYGTGIKLKLMINFMVGANTVALAEGMLFGAEMGLDPQLIIDIVGPSAAGSTVFNMRSGIIKDRAWQPCAGPSKLLWKDLDIVEEQADALGLSAPLLRTCNDYYKKIEKAGRLEDECAVVYEILESEINKA, from the coding sequence ATGGCTGAAAAGGTTGGAATTCTGGGACTTGGATTGATCGGCAGCCTTGCGGCCGAAATCCTGATGCCGGAAGGCTACGAATGCGCCGCGGTGCGCCGTCCGAGTACCAAGAGCTTCCCCGACACCGGCGGCGAACTGTTCGATACGGCGCGGGAGCTTGCTGCGTGGGCCGATGTGGTGATTTCGGCTCTCCCGAGCACCGATGCCTCCCGGACAGCTCTGGAGGGCCCTGACGGCCTGTTGGCCGGGGCCCACGAGGGTCTGACGATCATCGAGATGAACACCTTCCCGGTGGTCGAAAAGGAACGCATCAAGGCCCAGGTCGATGATACTGCGGCGAAGATCATCGACTGTCCGGTCAGCGGAACACAGCCGATCATCCGCGCCGGCAACGGTGTCATCATGATGAGCGGCGATGCGGCGTTATGTGACGCGGTGAAACCGATGCTCGAGAAGATTTGCCCCAAGACGTTCTTCGTCGGCGAATACGGCACCGGCATCAAGCTCAAACTGATGATCAATTTCATGGTTGGTGCGAATACGGTGGCGCTGGCCGAGGGCATGCTGTTCGGCGCCGAGATGGGCCTCGATCCGCAACTGATTATCGATATCGTCGGCCCGAGTGCTGCCGGTTCGACGGTCTTCAACATGCGCTCGGGAATCATCAAGGACCGGGCTTGGCAACCCTGTGCGGGTCCCAGCAAATTGTTGTGGAAAGACCTCGATATCGTCGAGGAACAGGCCGATGCGCTGGGCCTGTCGGCACCGCTGCTGCGGACCTGCAACGATTATTACAAGAAAATCGAGAAGGCCGGTCGCCTTGAGGACGAGTGCGCGGTCGTCTACGAGATCCTCGAGAGCGAGATCAACAAGGCCTGA
- the meaB gene encoding methylmalonyl Co-A mutase-associated GTPase MeaB produces the protein MSGASGNPRRNLSRALSRIANADVAETLAQQSEQSAGNLPRIGITGAPGAGKSSLIARLAQLRKRSDRKIAVLAVDPSSPVTQGSILGDRIRMDAIADDPDIFIRSIPSRRAHDGLANNTADLLNAMEGHGFDEIIVETVGVGQAEYSIRTLVDTVVLILVPHSGDAIQAMKAGILEMADVYVVNKADLPGADLMAAEIKQVADHQSTNGWTPPVIMTSRDDPDGFAVLDEAINAHEAWRSEHGDATSARRARARYQVQALISRRIEEVLEAVDENFLDQDPGEILDAIIARLGR, from the coding sequence ATGAGCGGCGCATCAGGCAATCCGCGGCGAAACCTCAGTCGCGCGCTTTCGCGCATCGCCAATGCGGATGTCGCCGAAACCCTGGCACAACAGAGCGAGCAATCCGCCGGGAACCTGCCCCGGATCGGCATCACCGGCGCGCCGGGTGCCGGCAAGAGCTCGCTGATCGCCAGACTTGCCCAGCTCCGCAAGCGTTCTGACCGGAAGATCGCGGTGCTGGCGGTCGACCCGTCAAGCCCCGTCACCCAAGGCTCGATTCTCGGCGACCGGATCCGCATGGATGCCATCGCCGACGACCCGGATATTTTCATACGTTCGATCCCCTCGCGCCGCGCCCATGACGGCCTCGCGAACAACACTGCCGATCTGCTGAACGCCATGGAAGGGCATGGGTTCGACGAGATCATCGTCGAGACGGTGGGCGTCGGACAGGCCGAATACTCCATCCGCACTTTGGTCGACACGGTGGTCCTCATCCTGGTCCCCCATTCCGGCGACGCCATCCAGGCCATGAAGGCGGGCATTCTCGAAATGGCGGATGTCTATGTGGTGAACAAGGCCGACCTTCCGGGTGCCGACCTGATGGCCGCCGAGATCAAACAGGTGGCCGACCATCAAAGCACCAATGGCTGGACGCCGCCCGTCATCATGACGTCCCGCGACGACCCGGACGGCTTTGCCGTCCTCGACGAGGCCATCAACGCCCACGAGGCATGGCGAAGCGAACATGGCGACGCGACAAGCGCGCGACGCGCCCGCGCGCGCTATCAGGTACAGGCGCTCATCTCACGGCGCATTGAAGAGGTGCTCGAGGCGGTCGACGAGAACTTCCTTGACCAAGATCCCGGCGAAATACTCGACGCAATTATTGCCCGGCTGGGTCGCTAG
- a CDS encoding CoA transferase, which yields MTGGPLAGVRIIEVAHVLAGPFCSMILGDLGADVIKVEPPGGDMARNITKQFTGPYNDYFASLNRNKRSIVLDLNTPAGQAELGNLATGARGVITNLRPATIRRFGLTYDDLKRHNPNLVCLALTGFGLDGPYADKPAYDYIVQALTGVMTLTGDPGTAPTKAGYSAVDNSTGMMGAIGLLAKIIEGKGGQVDVSLFDTMLAQLNYLASGYLNHGIVPQRTAQSAHPYMVPAQVFETSDGYLMLFISTDKFWRKFCEVVGWADQASDPTLATMSARSENRDAVIGVVGELLKSETTAHWVETLGTEGLVVSGVETLDRALDGNMAASREMIAVIPTPDGALRVVGNPIKMADHPPRYGLPPLLGEHTDEILGMSPATAAK from the coding sequence ATGACGGGCGGCCCCCTCGCAGGCGTCCGGATCATCGAGGTCGCCCATGTCCTCGCGGGCCCGTTCTGCAGCATGATTCTGGGTGATCTGGGCGCCGACGTCATCAAGGTCGAGCCGCCGGGCGGGGACATGGCCCGCAACATCACCAAGCAATTCACGGGGCCTTACAACGATTATTTCGCAAGCCTCAACCGCAACAAGCGGTCCATCGTCCTCGACCTGAACACGCCCGCCGGTCAGGCCGAACTGGGCAACCTCGCCACCGGCGCCCGGGGCGTGATCACCAATCTGCGCCCGGCCACCATCCGGCGTTTCGGTCTGACCTACGACGATCTGAAGCGCCACAACCCCAACCTCGTCTGCCTCGCGCTGACCGGATTCGGACTCGACGGACCCTACGCCGACAAGCCTGCCTACGATTATATCGTGCAGGCGCTCACCGGCGTGATGACCCTGACCGGCGACCCGGGCACCGCCCCGACCAAGGCGGGGTACTCCGCCGTTGACAATTCAACCGGCATGATGGGTGCGATCGGCCTGCTGGCGAAAATCATCGAAGGCAAGGGCGGCCAGGTCGATGTCTCCCTCTTCGATACCATGCTGGCCCAGCTCAACTATCTGGCCTCGGGTTACCTCAACCACGGCATCGTCCCGCAGCGAACAGCGCAGAGCGCCCATCCCTACATGGTGCCGGCCCAGGTCTTCGAGACCAGCGATGGGTACCTGATGCTGTTCATCTCGACCGACAAGTTCTGGCGGAAATTCTGCGAGGTCGTCGGCTGGGCCGACCAGGCAAGCGACCCGACCCTTGCAACCATGAGCGCGCGCTCGGAAAACCGCGACGCCGTGATCGGCGTCGTCGGCGAACTCTTGAAGTCAGAAACCACCGCACACTGGGTCGAGACCCTCGGTACCGAGGGCCTCGTTGTCTCGGGCGTTGAGACCCTCGACCGCGCGCTCGACGGCAACATGGCCGCATCACGTGAGATGATTGCTGTGATCCCCACACCAGACGGTGCGCTGCGGGTGGTCGGCAACCCGATCAAGATGGCCGATCACCCGCCCCGATACGGCTTACCGCCGCTGCTCGGGGAGCATACGGACGAAATTCTGGGCATGTCGCCCGCCACCGCAGCCAAATGA
- a CDS encoding cobalamin-dependent protein (Presence of a B(12) (cobalamin)-binding domain implies dependence on cobalamin itself, in one of its several forms, or in some unusual lineages, dependence on a cobalamin-like analog.), whose translation MSLNGKRILIAKPGLDGHDVGAKIIALALRDAGADVIYTGLRRSPDYIARVAVDEDVDAVGLSILSGSHRELVEETLRCLAELDAGDIHLFVGGTIPGEDHDDLRSAGARGIFTAEMTVDAVVAAIEADLGT comes from the coding sequence ATGAGCCTGAACGGAAAACGTATCCTGATCGCGAAACCGGGTCTCGACGGGCACGACGTGGGCGCGAAAATCATCGCCCTGGCCTTGCGGGACGCCGGCGCCGACGTGATCTACACGGGCCTGCGGCGCAGCCCCGACTATATCGCGCGGGTCGCCGTGGACGAGGATGTGGACGCGGTTGGTCTGTCGATCCTTTCGGGCAGCCACCGGGAACTTGTCGAGGAGACATTGCGCTGCCTGGCGGAACTCGACGCCGGCGACATTCACCTGTTCGTCGGCGGGACCATCCCCGGTGAGGACCATGACGATTTGCGCAGCGCCGGTGCGCGCGGCATTTTCACTGCCGAGATGACCGTGGATGCGGTGGTGGCGGCCATCGAAGCGGATCTGGGCACATGA
- a CDS encoding methylmalonyl-CoA mutase family protein: MNEPKSAGGDHPDTHRDPPDKPSTATPSGIEVPLVVTPDMVADRETEMPGEYPFTRGIFPDGFRGRMWTIRQYSGFGTAEESNERYRFLLDQGQTGLSVALDLPTQCGYDPTDPIAKSEVGKVGVSLSNLAEAEILFDGIDLAGISTSFTINGTASIIYAMYCAVADKQGVPREKLTGTIQNDILKEYVARGTWIFPVRPSMRLIADTILFSYEQTPRFNAISIAGAHVRDAGCTAVEEMGYTLANGLAYIDELIRRGGDVEKFARRLSFFFYVHMDFFEEVCKFRAGRRLWAKLLTERYGVKDPKALMFRFGVVCGGSSLVGAQPDNNVVRVGIENMAAVMGGAQSIFTAAFDEAYQIPTEHSAEIAVRTQQIVAHESGIARTVDPLGGSHYVEWLTDRMEDEVMKVINEIEAYGGVTKAVEDGWLQLKIAQRAADRKRKVDSGETVIVGQNYFRRENQKDGVAELFKLDPQASARVVDKFEKVRDSRDNGAVAASLSALEAAATKDDENLMPYLIDCCHAYATVGELVATLKTQWGEFEEPVRL, translated from the coding sequence ATGAACGAGCCCAAAAGCGCCGGCGGGGACCACCCGGACACGCACCGCGACCCGCCCGACAAACCCTCGACCGCAACACCCTCCGGAATCGAAGTACCGTTGGTCGTCACCCCGGATATGGTGGCGGACCGCGAAACCGAGATGCCGGGCGAGTATCCGTTCACCCGCGGCATTTTCCCTGACGGCTTTCGCGGCCGGATGTGGACTATCCGCCAGTATTCGGGCTTCGGTACCGCCGAGGAATCCAACGAACGCTACCGCTTCCTGCTGGACCAGGGCCAGACGGGTCTCTCCGTGGCACTCGATCTGCCCACCCAGTGCGGCTATGACCCGACCGACCCCATCGCCAAATCCGAAGTCGGCAAGGTCGGCGTTTCCCTGTCGAACCTCGCGGAAGCCGAAATTCTGTTCGACGGCATCGATCTTGCCGGTATCTCGACCTCGTTCACCATTAACGGTACCGCCTCGATCATCTATGCGATGTACTGCGCCGTGGCCGACAAGCAGGGCGTCCCGCGCGAAAAGCTGACTGGTACGATCCAGAACGACATCCTCAAGGAGTATGTGGCGCGCGGCACCTGGATCTTCCCGGTCCGCCCGTCGATGCGCCTGATCGCCGACACGATCCTGTTCTCCTACGAACAAACGCCCCGCTTCAACGCGATCAGCATCGCCGGTGCCCATGTGCGGGACGCGGGCTGCACGGCGGTCGAGGAGATGGGCTACACCCTGGCCAACGGGCTGGCCTATATCGACGAGTTGATCAGACGCGGCGGCGATGTCGAGAAATTCGCGCGCCGCCTCAGCTTCTTCTTCTACGTGCACATGGATTTCTTCGAGGAGGTCTGCAAGTTCCGCGCGGGCCGGCGGCTCTGGGCGAAATTGCTGACCGAACGCTATGGTGTGAAGGACCCCAAGGCGCTCATGTTTCGGTTCGGCGTCGTGTGCGGCGGCTCTTCCCTGGTCGGCGCCCAACCCGACAACAATGTGGTCCGGGTCGGCATCGAGAATATGGCCGCCGTCATGGGCGGTGCCCAGTCGATCTTCACCGCCGCCTTCGACGAGGCCTACCAGATCCCGACCGAACACTCTGCCGAGATTGCCGTCCGAACCCAGCAGATCGTCGCACACGAATCCGGGATTGCCCGCACAGTCGATCCACTCGGCGGCAGCCACTACGTCGAATGGCTGACCGACCGGATGGAGGATGAAGTCATGAAGGTGATCAACGAGATCGAGGCCTATGGCGGTGTCACCAAGGCCGTCGAGGATGGCTGGCTGCAGCTCAAGATCGCGCAGCGCGCAGCCGATCGGAAACGCAAGGTGGACAGTGGCGAGACGGTCATCGTGGGGCAGAACTACTTCCGCCGCGAAAACCAGAAGGACGGCGTCGCTGAATTGTTCAAGCTCGACCCGCAGGCTTCGGCGCGCGTCGTCGACAAATTCGAGAAGGTTCGTGACAGTCGCGACAATGGCGCCGTCGCGGCCTCTCTGTCCGCCCTGGAAGCCGCTGCTACCAAGGATGATGAGAATCTCATGCCCTATCTGATCGATTGCTGCCACGCCTACGCGACGGTCGGCGAATTGGTGGCGACCCTGAAGACGCAATGGGGCGAATTCGAAGAGCCGGTACGGCTTTAG
- a CDS encoding enoyl-CoA hydratase/isomerase family protein — MSNVQILTKTRDRVLYVTINRAEKHNALALSIIDAIGETFRAAARDETLVAAVLRGAGDKTFAAGGDLRELAGLRTEAEAEKMAVDAKTAFNAIRDFPVPVIAGLNGNAFGGGAELAVSCDFRVAANHARIGFVQGRLALATAWGGGPDLFDLVGRARGLRLVSTGEMLEPTTALNIGLYDAIGADDENIDDTIETFLSPIRKQKPQSMRAFKAVSISHRRGESRAEMHAIETGMFVQTWVHDDHWEAAEKVLPSKG, encoded by the coding sequence ATGAGCAACGTACAGATCCTGACAAAAACGCGTGACCGCGTGCTTTATGTCACCATCAATCGCGCGGAAAAACACAACGCGCTCGCACTTTCGATCATCGATGCGATCGGCGAGACATTTCGCGCGGCGGCCCGGGACGAAACACTGGTGGCCGCTGTTTTGCGGGGTGCGGGCGACAAAACCTTCGCCGCGGGCGGCGACCTGCGCGAACTGGCGGGGCTGCGCACCGAAGCCGAAGCCGAGAAGATGGCAGTCGACGCCAAGACCGCGTTCAACGCAATCCGTGACTTCCCGGTCCCCGTGATCGCCGGCCTGAACGGCAATGCGTTCGGCGGCGGCGCAGAACTCGCGGTGTCTTGCGATTTTCGAGTCGCGGCAAACCATGCCCGCATCGGCTTCGTCCAGGGCCGCCTCGCGCTCGCCACGGCCTGGGGTGGCGGCCCCGACCTGTTCGACCTGGTCGGCCGCGCGCGCGGCCTCAGGCTGGTGAGCACAGGCGAGATGCTCGAACCAACAACGGCGCTCAATATCGGGCTGTATGACGCGATCGGCGCCGACGACGAGAATATCGACGACACAATCGAGACTTTCCTCTCTCCGATCCGCAAACAAAAGCCGCAATCGATGCGCGCCTTCAAGGCCGTCAGCATCTCCCATCGGCGCGGAGAGTCGCGCGCGGAAATGCACGCGATCGAGACCGGCATGTTCGTGCAGACCTGGGTCCATGACGATCATTGGGAGGCCGCCGAAAAAGTCCTCCCGTCGAAGGGATAG
- a CDS encoding 2-oxoglutarate and iron-dependent oxygenase domain-containing protein → MSVAAESERAVSPDVAECIAEERIPVIDVSGYLSGDLDAVKQFATDLRAIQESLGFYCIINHGIDQALIDRSFELIADLFALSDDIKMKYRVDFHHQGFIPNKSLILRWSKIAKNEKKDLNEAWAFMRERTADDPKVKANTRHRNLNQWPEELPEFRTVLLEYQETMASLATRMLPAYARALELPDDYFTDKFSKPEYYNRCAWYPPVEAEEGQFSLSPHSDHSSMTYLPLMDVPGLQVMSPSGKWMEIKPLRGAIVVNTGEFFNRWTNGRFIATPHRVVPPLKDRYALTFFYNCNDETVADPFPTCIQPGEEPKYEPMSFHDFFITYMDGNYIYRTAEMDED, encoded by the coding sequence ATGTCCGTTGCCGCTGAATCCGAACGCGCCGTTTCTCCCGACGTCGCGGAATGCATCGCCGAGGAGCGCATTCCGGTCATCGATGTCAGCGGCTATCTGTCCGGGGACCTGGACGCCGTGAAACAATTTGCGACAGACCTGCGCGCGATCCAGGAAAGCCTCGGTTTCTACTGCATCATCAATCACGGGATCGATCAGGCGTTGATCGACCGCAGTTTCGAGCTGATCGCGGATTTGTTCGCCCTGTCGGACGACATCAAAATGAAGTACCGGGTTGATTTCCATCATCAGGGCTTCATCCCCAACAAGTCACTGATCCTGCGCTGGTCGAAGATCGCCAAGAACGAGAAGAAGGACCTCAACGAGGCATGGGCGTTCATGCGCGAACGCACCGCCGACGACCCCAAGGTGAAAGCCAACACCCGGCACCGGAACCTGAACCAGTGGCCGGAAGAACTGCCGGAATTCCGTACGGTGCTGCTGGAATATCAGGAGACCATGGCCAGTTTGGCGACCCGAATGCTGCCGGCCTATGCCCGCGCGCTGGAATTGCCGGACGACTATTTCACCGACAAATTCTCCAAGCCAGAATATTACAACCGCTGCGCCTGGTATCCGCCTGTCGAGGCCGAAGAGGGACAGTTTTCACTGTCGCCGCATTCTGATCACAGCTCGATGACCTATCTGCCGCTGATGGACGTGCCGGGCCTGCAGGTCATGTCTCCATCGGGCAAATGGATGGAGATCAAGCCCCTCCGTGGCGCGATCGTCGTGAATACCGGCGAGTTCTTCAACCGCTGGACGAATGGCCGCTTCATCGCCACCCCGCATCGCGTCGTCCCGCCGTTGAAGGACCGGTATGCGCTCACGTTTTTCTACAACTGCAACGATGAGACCGTGGCCGACCCGTTCCCGACCTGCATCCAACCGGGCGAGGAACCGAAATACGAGCCGATGTCGTTCCACGACTTCTTCATCACCTACATGGATGGGAACTACATCTACCGCACGGCAGAAATGGACGAGGACTAG
- a CDS encoding LLM class flavin-dependent oxidoreductase: protein MKYGMFSMPLRPPGGDVNGNYHRDIETYIHADKLGYSEGWMGEHYTIPWEPIPATDLFAATVFAQTEQIRVGTGVVLLPMHDPRLVALRIAYLDHLSKGRLNFGIGAGGAPTDFHFFDIDYQEGEHRERMREAIDAITRLWTEEDPFEHNGKFWQFKVPEPMPQIPLYHHIRPYQDPHPPIAVAGLHKYSESLVTAGREGWMPMSVNYLPAANLNTHWEAVLQGAKETGRTPSRKDWRVAREIYVAKTDAEARDHVLNGGMAKAYNDYMYNVLKSLGVVDLYKENEDIKDEDLTAEYICDNIWVVGSPDTVTEKLRKLYDDTGGFGTVLQVQYVYEPFQDWLDNMSLFAKEVMPNLADLVPEDEAAAAAQ from the coding sequence ATGAAATACGGAATGTTCAGCATGCCACTCCGCCCACCCGGCGGAGACGTCAACGGGAACTATCACCGCGACATCGAGACGTATATCCACGCCGACAAGCTCGGCTACAGCGAAGGTTGGATGGGCGAACATTACACGATCCCGTGGGAGCCTATTCCCGCGACGGATCTGTTTGCCGCAACCGTCTTCGCCCAGACCGAGCAGATCAGGGTCGGCACCGGTGTCGTGCTTCTCCCGATGCATGATCCGCGTCTTGTGGCGTTGCGTATCGCCTATCTGGACCACCTGTCGAAGGGACGCCTGAATTTCGGTATCGGCGCGGGCGGCGCCCCCACCGATTTCCACTTTTTCGATATCGACTATCAGGAAGGTGAGCATCGCGAACGGATGCGTGAGGCGATCGACGCCATCACCCGCCTGTGGACCGAGGAAGATCCCTTCGAGCACAACGGCAAGTTCTGGCAGTTCAAGGTGCCCGAGCCGATGCCGCAAATTCCGCTATACCATCACATCCGTCCGTATCAGGACCCCCATCCGCCGATCGCGGTCGCCGGGCTTCACAAATACTCGGAATCGCTAGTGACTGCCGGGCGTGAAGGCTGGATGCCGATGAGCGTCAACTATTTGCCGGCCGCCAACCTCAACACCCACTGGGAAGCGGTCCTGCAGGGCGCCAAGGAAACCGGGCGTACGCCGAGCCGCAAGGACTGGCGGGTCGCGCGCGAAATCTACGTCGCCAAGACCGACGCGGAGGCGCGCGATCATGTGCTGAACGGCGGCATGGCGAAGGCCTATAACGACTACATGTACAACGTTCTCAAGTCACTGGGTGTCGTCGATCTCTACAAGGAGAACGAAGATATCAAGGACGAGGACCTGACGGCGGAATACATCTGCGACAACATCTGGGTCGTCGGCAGCCCGGACACGGTCACCGAAAAGCTCCGCAAACTCTATGACGACACCGGCGGATTCGGCACGGTGCTGCAGGTTCAGTATGTCTACGAACCCTTCCAGGATTGGCTCGACAACATGTCGTTGTTCGCCAAGGAGGTCATGCCGAACCTCGCGGATCTGGTTCCCGAAGACGAGGCTGCCGCCGCCGCACAATAG
- a CDS encoding citryl-CoA lyase, which yields MLIGKKGEAKTAIETADVSSITVRGKDLCNEVMGHASIAEFFFFHLTGREPSADQAFFMDVLVVGLAEHGLTPSVQAARMTLAAAPEAMQGAVAAGLLGVGSVILGSADICGDMLDDAATRIEGGETPEAAALAIAQAYKDAGKFIPGFGHPIHHPVDPRAVRILELADERGVSGRHVGALRAFPGAVAAVWGKPLPMNLQGPMAAVLLDLDFPKAAIRGIPILARTVGLIGHLNEEMERPIGFLLAHHGEEAISYDGE from the coding sequence ATGTTGATTGGCAAGAAGGGCGAGGCCAAAACCGCTATCGAAACGGCGGATGTGAGCTCGATCACAGTGCGCGGGAAGGATCTGTGCAACGAGGTGATGGGGCATGCCTCGATCGCGGAGTTTTTCTTTTTCCATCTCACAGGTCGCGAGCCGAGCGCTGATCAGGCATTTTTCATGGATGTCCTCGTGGTGGGGCTGGCCGAGCATGGCCTGACACCGAGCGTACAAGCCGCCCGCATGACCTTGGCAGCCGCACCGGAGGCGATGCAGGGGGCGGTCGCGGCCGGCCTCCTCGGGGTCGGCTCCGTCATTCTGGGTAGTGCGGATATCTGTGGCGATATGCTCGACGATGCCGCGACCCGGATCGAAGGCGGGGAGACCCCCGAAGCCGCCGCGCTGGCGATCGCGCAAGCATACAAGGACGCCGGCAAATTCATTCCCGGGTTCGGTCATCCCATTCACCACCCGGTCGACCCCCGTGCGGTACGAATTCTCGAACTGGCCGATGAACGTGGCGTGTCGGGGCGCCATGTGGGGGCGCTGCGGGCTTTTCCGGGCGCCGTGGCTGCGGTTTGGGGCAAACCGTTGCCGATGAACCTTCAAGGGCCGATGGCGGCAGTGCTCCTTGATCTCGATTTCCCCAAGGCCGCAATCCGGGGCATCCCCATTCTGGCCCGCACGGTCGGCCTGATCGGCCATCTGAACGAGGAAATGGAACGCCCGATCGGGTTCCTGCTGGCCCATCATGGGGAAGAAGCCATCTCCTATGACGGGGAGTAG
- a CDS encoding AMP-binding protein: protein MPAGALFDPEAETRDPADQKRKDEPVYRRQIEYLFARSEFYQAKFKEAGFRTPESIGGLDELRHLPLTVKDELRASQAEHLPLGKQLAAPLDDVVRIYSTSGTSGTPLYIPVTLGDLKRWIHTSNRSYFAAGIRPHHRVVTTYNSGPFAAGAVHESMIALGVRMVPVGSGNTERLLTALERFQVQAMPGTPSYFLYIAEAARARGIDPAACGLETLVAGGEPGGGEPEVRAQIEGAFNAKVHEVLGLGELSISMFGEGPEQDGMNFLARDYIHMELIDPKTEEILPFEDGVQGEPVYTHLQQEAAPLLRYRSRDHVTVSMGPVASGRTGPRIRCIGRTDDMLIVRGVNVFPSAIREVVSLFRPEVSGIMLVRPKKKGVQQLPPLPIHVEAADGSTPGAGLGAAIEKTIREKLVVTTKVEIVPFGSLPRTDYKTKLVDDTDAAT from the coding sequence ATGCCGGCCGGCGCGCTCTTTGATCCCGAGGCCGAGACCCGGGACCCCGCAGACCAGAAACGGAAAGACGAACCGGTCTATCGCCGGCAGATCGAGTATCTCTTTGCGCGGTCGGAATTTTATCAGGCAAAGTTCAAGGAAGCGGGCTTCAGGACGCCTGAATCGATTGGCGGTCTGGACGAGCTGCGCCATCTGCCGCTCACGGTGAAAGATGAGCTCCGCGCGAGCCAGGCCGAGCATCTGCCATTGGGCAAGCAGCTTGCGGCACCGCTCGATGATGTGGTTCGGATCTATTCGACCAGCGGCACCTCAGGCACCCCGCTCTATATTCCTGTCACGCTGGGCGACCTCAAACGCTGGATTCACACCTCGAACCGAAGCTATTTCGCCGCCGGCATCCGGCCCCACCACCGGGTCGTCACCACGTATAATTCCGGCCCGTTTGCGGCGGGTGCGGTGCATGAATCCATGATCGCGTTGGGTGTTCGCATGGTGCCGGTGGGGAGCGGGAACACCGAGCGGCTCCTGACCGCGTTGGAACGGTTTCAGGTGCAGGCCATGCCCGGCACACCATCCTATTTCCTGTATATCGCCGAAGCCGCGCGCGCGCGCGGGATCGATCCGGCAGCCTGCGGGCTCGAAACACTGGTGGCCGGTGGGGAGCCCGGTGGCGGTGAACCCGAGGTTCGCGCCCAGATCGAGGGGGCCTTCAACGCGAAGGTGCATGAGGTGCTGGGGCTCGGTGAGCTTTCGATCTCGATGTTCGGCGAAGGCCCCGAGCAGGATGGGATGAACTTCCTGGCCCGCGACTATATCCATATGGAGCTGATCGATCCGAAAACGGAAGAGATTCTGCCGTTCGAAGACGGGGTCCAGGGCGAGCCGGTCTACACCCATTTACAACAGGAAGCCGCACCCCTGCTGCGCTATCGCTCACGTGATCATGTCACCGTGAGCATGGGCCCGGTCGCCAGCGGCCGCACGGGTCCGCGAATACGTTGCATCGGGCGGACCGACGACATGCTCATCGTGCGTGGCGTGAATGTCTTTCCCAGCGCCATCCGGGAGGTGGTGAGCCTGTTTCGTCCGGAGGTGAGCGGCATCATGCTGGTACGCCCGAAGAAGAAAGGCGTCCAGCAACTGCCACCGTTGCCGATCCATGTAGAGGCAGCCGACGGCAGCACACCGGGAGCGGGCCTCGGGGCGGCCATCGAAAAGACGATCCGCGAGAAGCTGGTGGTCACGACAAAGGTCGAGATCGTGCCTTTCGGCAGCCTGCCGCGCACCGACTACAAGACAAAGCTCGTGGATGACACCGACGCGGCGACCTGA